In one Silene latifolia isolate original U9 population chromosome 10, ASM4854445v1, whole genome shotgun sequence genomic region, the following are encoded:
- the LOC141608037 gene encoding uncharacterized protein LOC141608037 yields MHIIGFWNVRGLNDLNMQKVVKWFMHNQGVGLFGLLETKLKPSTLLKRDTYICDGWSVTTNCSWHKGGRIWIFWRSQCFDIQFLAYDAQFIHMMVHSKTDGKKFLLAMIYAFNGLHERIELWNFLKGVATHCTDPWLWLGDFNTVLSPIERLGKHTTNAEMEHFQECVSLCCMEDTIATGALFTWSNKQEATDRVYSRLDRAMGNLEWMNLFGDYIAHFHPEGLFDHCPCTLVDKRFDIGGKKSFKYFNMWGSSDCFKDSVKNIWDRVYPGNRMFNVVKKLKALKPAVKDINKHCFSDIENTTSIASLALEHIQKELVSNPGNHDLLQQEMDLANNLKELIVARTSFLAQKAKI; encoded by the coding sequence ATGCATATCATTGGTTTCTGGAATGTACGGGGTCTTAATGACCTGAATATGCAGAAAGTAGTCAAATGGTTTATGCACAATCAGGGAGTTGGTCTCTTTGGGTTACTAGAAACTAAACTTAAACCTAGTACTTTGCTCAAGAGAGACACTTATATTTGTGATGGATGGAGTGTGACTACCAACTGCAGTTGGCACAAAGGAGGAAGGATTTGGATTTTTTGGAGATCTCAGTGCTTTGACATTCAATTTTTAGCTTATGATGCTCAATTTATTCATATGATGGTTCATTCTAAGACTGATGGGAAGAAATTTCTTCTCGCAatgatttatgcttttaatggTCTCCATGAAAGAATAGAGTTGTGGAATTTCCTGAAGGGAGTGGCTACTCACTGTACTGATCCTTGGCTCTGGCTGGGTGATTTTAATACTGTTCTGTCTCCTATAGAAAGACTTGGAAAGCATACAACTAATGCTGAGATGGAACATTTCCAAGAATGTGTCTCTTTATGTTGTATGGAGGATACCATAGCTACTGGTGCTTTATTTACTTGGTCTAATAAACAGGAAGCAACTGATAGAGTTTATAGTAGACTTGATCGAGCTATGGGAAATTTGGAATGGATGAATTTGTTTGGAGATTACATTGCACATTTTCACCCTGAGGGTTTGTTTGATCACTGTCCCTGTACTTTGGTGGACAAACGTTTCGATATTGGTGGTAAGAAgagttttaaatattttaatatgtggggatCATCCGATTGTTTCAAGGATAGTGTTAAGAATATTTGGGATCGTGTATATCCAGGTAATAGAATGTTTAATGTGGTTAAAAAACTGAAAGCTCTTAAACCTGCTGTCAAAGATATTAATAAACATTGTTTCTCTGATATTGAAAATACTACTAGCATTGCCAGTCTTGCTTTGGAACATATTCAGAAGGAATTAGTGAGTAATCCTGGGAATCATGATTTACTTCAGCAGGAAATGGATCTAGCTAACAATCTTAAAGAACTTATTGTTGCTAGAACCAGTTTTTTAGCCCAGAAGGCTAAAATTTAG